In a single window of the Cucumis melo cultivar AY chromosome 11, USDA_Cmelo_AY_1.0, whole genome shotgun sequence genome:
- the LOC103499083 gene encoding putative invertase inhibitor: MTTPLPCLLLFIMIFNISTTIVVADLVQKTCKKCETDDPNVNYNFCISSFRAHSGSDSTDLRKLGAISLSLIQKNLSSSLEYVEKLLQNKEIDSYRRVRLNDCLDVYSDAIVNVEEGKKAYKEKHYDDANIKVSSVMDAARVCEDGFREKEGVSSPLTKWNKDLFQLAAIALSIVNMYP, from the coding sequence ATGACCACTCCTCTCCCTTGTCTCCTCCTCTTCATTATGATCTTCAACATCTCTACCACAATTGTCGTTGCTGATCTTGTCCAAAAAACTTGTAAAAAATGTGAAACCGACGATCCAAACGTCAACTACAACTTCTGCATTTCATCTTTCCGTGCTCACTCAGGAAGCGATTCGACCGATCTTCGTAAACTCGGTGCTATCTCATTGAGTTTGATTCAAAAGAATTTAAGCAGCTCATTAGAGTATGTGGAAAAGCtattacaaaacaaagaaatagaCTCTTATAGAAGGGTTCGTTTAAATGATTGTCTAGATGTCTATTCGGATGCCATTGTTAATgtggaagaaggaaagaaagcaTATAAAGAAAAACATTACGATGATGCTAACATCAAAGTGAGCTCAGTGATGGATGCTGCTAGAGTTTGTGAAGATGGGTTTAGGGAAAAAGAAGGTGTCTCCTCTCCATTGACAAAGTGGAATAAGGACTTGTTTCAATTGGCTGCCATAGCTCTTTCAATCGTCAATATGTACCCATAA